The sequence below is a genomic window from Mycobacterium sp. ITM-2016-00316.
TCAGTCGCAACGGCGAGCTGCCCATCACCAAAGCCTCTGACCGCCTGCAGGTTCACGTCACCAGCGTCACGCACGCCATCCGGCGGTTGGAGAGCGACGGGCTGGTGGAGCGTCTGCCACACCCGACAGACGGGCGCACCACCCTGGTGCGGCTGACCGAACTGGGCCGCTCCACCGTCGAGGACGCGACCGAGACGCTCAACAAGGATGTCTTCGCCGATATCGGTATCTCCACCGACGAGTCCAGGTCGCTGGCGACCTCGATCGAGACGCTGCGCCGTCACGCCGGCGATTTCTGAGGCGGCTACGCCGACGGCAGCGGGATGGTGGCGGTGACGGTGGTGCCCACGTCCGGCCGGGACCGGATGTGCAGCCTGCCACCCACGATCTCGGCGCGTTCGGCCATCGACAGCAACCCGTAGCCGCCCATCTCGTCGCTGCCCAGCGGATGCTCGAACGTATCGAATCCGACTCCGTCGTCGACGATTTCGAGCCGTGCCAGGTCGTCTTTCACGCTGTAGGTCAGCTTCGCGCGGGTGGCGTGGGCGTGCTTGACCACGTTCTGCAGGCATTCCTGGGCGATCCGGTACAGCGCCAGTTCGATGTGATCGGGTAGCCGGTCCTGTGCGAGGTCGACGTCGATGGCGGGTTGCGGTATCGAACGGGCCAGACTGGCAAGTCCGCCGGCCAACCCGAGATCGTCGAGCACCGGCGGACGCAATCCACCGATCGCGGCGCGGGCCTCCTGCAGCGTCAGGTCCACCAGTTCGCGGGCCTTGGCGAGGTGATCGGCTGCCACGTTCGAGGGTGCACCCGCCTCGTCGGCCACCGCCCGGGCGGCCGCGTCCAGCCAGTAGGACAGCGTCACGAGGCGCTGGGAGATACCGTCGTGGATATCGCCGGCCAGTCGCCGCCGTTCCAGTTCCTGGGCCTGGATGACCTGCTCGACGAAGTTCTCGTGGGCCCGTTCACGGGCCACGAGCTGGCGGTGCAGCCGGGCCTGATGCAGCGCACCGGCGATCAACCGTCCGATCACCAGCAGCAGTTCGACGTCACGCGCGGTGAACTCGCGCCGGTGCACGGTGTGCACGTTGAGCACCCCGACCAGTCCGCCCGGGTCGGTCTCCATCGGCACCGACAC
It includes:
- a CDS encoding MarR family transcriptional regulator, coding for MPSPPGKRDPITLARANWERAGWGEVADGMVAVTSVMRAHQILLARVETALRPYDLSFSRFELLRLLAFSRNGELPITKASDRLQVHVTSVTHAIRRLESDGLVERLPHPTDGRTTLVRLTELGRSTVEDATETLNKDVFADIGISTDESRSLATSIETLRRHAGDF
- a CDS encoding GAF domain-containing sensor histidine kinase gives rise to the protein MTHAEKPPGRNVLTSDRELALLRELIQATSSGPGVEPLAAAAARMITDATATDVCFVHVLDDTDRSLTLTGATPPFDSEVGKIRLPLGSGISGWVASNRQPVVISHDKESDPRYLPFESLRGSDFTSMVSVPMETDPGGLVGVLNVHTVHRREFTARDVELLLVIGRLIAGALHQARLHRQLVARERAHENFVEQVIQAQELERRRLAGDIHDGISQRLVTLSYWLDAAARAVADEAGAPSNVAADHLAKARELVDLTLQEARAAIGGLRPPVLDDLGLAGGLASLARSIPQPAIDVDLAQDRLPDHIELALYRIAQECLQNVVKHAHATRAKLTYSVKDDLARLEIVDDGVGFDTFEHPLGSDEMGGYGLLSMAERAEIVGGRLHIRSRPDVGTTVTATIPLPSA